Proteins from one Gemmatimonadota bacterium genomic window:
- a CDS encoding ABC transporter ATP-binding protein, whose translation MSKVAIELRDIHKVFVTDSNRVEALAQISLQIAQGEFVSMIGPSGCGKTSLMRIVGDLETPTKGTVRVLGKIPEVARRERLVGFVFQHPSLLAWRTVEENVRLPAEVFGDTEVLSRVSEMIDIVGLAGFEQAYPRELSGGMQSRVAIARVLTFRPSVLLMDEPFGALDEMTREKMQIELLRIWQATGAAVLFITHSISEALLLSDRVVVMSARPGKIAEDLSVHFPHPRENTLRADPQFVAMEAHLREQLEG comes from the coding sequence GTGAGTAAAGTAGCCATTGAACTGCGGGATATTCACAAGGTTTTTGTGACCGACAGCAACCGGGTAGAAGCACTCGCACAAATTTCTCTGCAAATAGCGCAGGGGGAATTTGTCAGTATGATCGGACCCTCGGGATGTGGCAAAACGAGCTTAATGCGGATTGTCGGCGACCTGGAAACACCGACAAAGGGCACGGTTCGCGTACTGGGGAAAATACCCGAAGTCGCACGGCGCGAACGGTTGGTGGGCTTTGTATTTCAACATCCCTCGCTTCTCGCCTGGCGCACGGTAGAAGAAAATGTGCGCCTACCCGCAGAGGTCTTTGGAGACACAGAGGTTTTAAGCCGGGTCTCTGAAATGATCGACATTGTCGGACTGGCAGGATTTGAGCAGGCGTATCCGCGCGAACTATCGGGCGGCATGCAATCGCGGGTCGCCATAGCCAGAGTCTTGACCTTCCGCCCATCCGTTTTGCTTATGGACGAGCCTTTTGGAGCACTGGACGAAATGACGCGAGAAAAAATGCAAATTGAACTCTTGCGAATATGGCAGGCGACCGGTGCTGCTGTCTTATTTATCACCCACAGCATCTCCGAAGCATTGCTCCTGTCCGACCGCGTTGTGGTCATGTCTGCCAGACCCGGCAAAATCGCGGAAGACCTGAGCGTTCATTTTCCCCATCCCCGGGAAAACACCTTGCGCGCCGACCCCCAATTTGTGGCCATGGAAGCCCATCTGCGTGAGCAACTGGAAGGATAA
- the pap gene encoding polyphosphate:AMP phosphotransferase — translation MLDAIDLKQKTKKSDYNARMEKLEIKMGQLERKALENKVPITIVFEGWGASGKGRLINELLQVLDPRGVKVYSTQVPNEEEIYRPFMWRFWTKIPERGRLVIYSRSWYSRFIVEKMDPMMDKLPVDKAYQEVNNFERQLVDDGHVIIKFFLHISRKEQKKRFKQLEKNPLTSWRVTDYDWKKNKQYEWYGEVIEEMISRTDSKYAPWHIVPAENWRFATVSVFEKVIEVLEKKLASLNKKTRTKAVSLSSIPHSMLETSDLSRELTRKEYDRLRRIYQKKIWEIEHEVYLQRQSVVIVYEGWDAAGKGGNIKRLVRRMDPRGYDVFPIAAPNDIELAHHYLWRFWIKMPKAGHFAIFDRSWYGRVLVERVEGFATIPEWQRAYREINEMEEQMANYGTLLFKFWIDIDKDEQLKRFQDREKVPSKQWKITDEDWRNREKWDQYRDAVDDMLYRTNTDYAPWTIVESNCKLYARIKTLKTVVNTLEKHLIKH, via the coding sequence ATGCTGGATGCTATTGATCTAAAACAAAAAACAAAAAAATCTGACTACAACGCCCGAATGGAAAAACTGGAAATAAAAATGGGCCAACTCGAGCGAAAGGCACTGGAAAACAAAGTGCCCATCACGATTGTATTCGAAGGCTGGGGCGCTTCTGGCAAAGGGCGGCTGATCAACGAGTTGTTGCAAGTACTCGATCCCCGCGGCGTCAAGGTATATTCGACCCAGGTTCCCAATGAAGAAGAGATTTACCGACCATTTATGTGGCGGTTCTGGACCAAAATACCCGAACGCGGACGCCTGGTCATTTACAGCAGGAGTTGGTACAGTCGGTTCATTGTAGAGAAAATGGATCCGATGATGGACAAGCTACCGGTTGATAAGGCGTATCAAGAAGTGAATAATTTCGAGCGACAACTTGTAGATGACGGCCATGTAATCATCAAGTTCTTCCTGCACATCTCGCGCAAAGAACAAAAAAAGCGTTTTAAGCAACTCGAGAAAAATCCCCTGACGTCCTGGCGCGTGACAGATTACGACTGGAAAAAAAATAAACAATACGAATGGTATGGAGAAGTCATCGAAGAAATGATCTCACGTACGGATAGCAAATACGCGCCCTGGCATATTGTGCCGGCTGAAAACTGGCGTTTTGCAACGGTTTCAGTATTTGAAAAAGTGATTGAAGTCCTCGAAAAAAAACTGGCATCTCTGAACAAAAAGACGCGGACCAAAGCGGTTTCCCTATCCTCAATCCCGCATTCTATGCTCGAAACATCTGATTTGTCCAGAGAACTCACGCGCAAAGAATACGATCGCCTGCGCCGCATTTATCAAAAAAAGATATGGGAAATCGAGCACGAAGTGTATTTGCAAAGGCAGTCAGTCGTCATTGTGTACGAAGGCTGGGATGCTGCGGGAAAGGGAGGCAATATCAAACGTCTCGTGCGCCGCATGGACCCGCGGGGATACGACGTGTTCCCCATCGCCGCGCCAAATGATATTGAACTGGCACATCACTATTTGTGGCGGTTCTGGATCAAAATGCCCAAAGCCGGTCATTTTGCCATCTTTGACCGATCGTGGTACGGGCGCGTTCTGGTTGAGCGCGTAGAGGGATTTGCGACAATACCGGAATGGCAACGCGCGTACCGCGAAATCAACGAAATGGAAGAACAGATGGCAAATTACGGCACCTTATTATTCAAATTCTGGATCGATATCGACAAAGACGAACAATTGAAGCGCTTTCAAGACCGCGAAAAAGTACCGTCCAAACAGTGGAAAATTACGGATGAAGACTGGCGCAATCGAGAGAAATGGGATCAGTATCGCGACGCAGTGGATGACATGTTGTATCGCACAAATACAGATTACGCACCGTGGACCATTGTCGAGTCCAATTGCAAGCTATATGCGCGCATTAAAACGCTGAAAACCGTGGTCAACACCCTGGAAAAACACTTGATCAAACATTGA
- a CDS encoding Gfo/Idh/MocA family oxidoreductase, with protein MGIAEKLNVGIVGAAGRGGSFRVAFEAHETARIHAVCDVREEELDAAAERLGASEKYADYETMLARSELDAVVIGTPMHFHAQQAIEALHRNIHVLSEVTAGVSVEECRALVHAATSSKALYMMAENYTYTRPNVLVKELVRRGLFGDVYYGEGEYLHELKALNEITKWRRKWQTGIDGITYCTHSLGPLLQWMPGDRVVRVCCAGSGHHYTDPRGDQYENQDSCVMLCQMASGGLVKIRVDMLSKRPHATGNFQLQGTKGCYESARERGGVNRIWLEDICGEKNEWIDLTDLEEDYLPDMWRNPSEAALKAGHGGGDYFEIMDFIQSINGEIACPIGIHEAMDMTLPGLISQQSIVQDGAWLHVPDSRSWIEE; from the coding sequence ATGGGCATTGCTGAAAAATTAAACGTGGGCATTGTGGGGGCTGCGGGGCGTGGGGGCAGTTTTCGAGTCGCTTTCGAAGCGCATGAAACGGCGCGCATTCACGCGGTATGCGATGTGCGCGAAGAGGAACTCGACGCTGCTGCTGAACGATTGGGAGCCTCTGAAAAATACGCGGATTACGAAACCATGCTCGCGCGCTCTGAACTCGACGCAGTCGTCATCGGCACGCCCATGCATTTTCACGCTCAGCAAGCAATTGAGGCACTGCATCGCAACATCCACGTCTTGAGCGAAGTCACAGCCGGGGTCTCTGTGGAGGAATGCCGCGCCCTGGTACACGCCGCCACATCGTCAAAAGCACTCTATATGATGGCAGAAAATTACACCTACACCCGCCCCAATGTACTGGTAAAAGAGCTCGTGCGGCGGGGTTTGTTCGGCGATGTATATTACGGAGAAGGAGAATATCTCCACGAACTGAAAGCCCTGAATGAAATCACAAAATGGCGGCGCAAGTGGCAAACGGGCATTGATGGTATAACCTATTGCACGCACAGCCTGGGACCTCTCTTGCAGTGGATGCCGGGGGACCGCGTAGTGCGCGTGTGTTGTGCGGGCAGCGGACACCATTACACAGACCCTCGGGGAGACCAGTATGAAAATCAAGATTCGTGCGTCATGTTGTGCCAGATGGCGAGCGGCGGGCTGGTAAAAATCCGGGTAGATATGCTATCGAAACGCCCCCACGCAACCGGCAATTTTCAACTACAAGGAACAAAAGGGTGTTATGAATCGGCGAGAGAGCGCGGCGGTGTCAATCGCATATGGCTTGAAGATATCTGTGGCGAAAAAAATGAATGGATAGATCTGACAGATCTGGAAGAAGACTATCTACCCGACATGTGGCGCAACCCCTCTGAAGCGGCATTAAAAGCCGGACACGGCGGGGGCGACTATTTCGAAATCATGGATTTTATTCAAAGCATCAACGGCGAAATCGCCTGTCCAATTGGCATTCACGAAGCCATGGACATGACCTTGCCAGGTTTAATCAGTCAACAATCAATTGTACAAGACGGAGCGTGGCTACACGTGCCCGACTCGCGCTCGTGGATAGAGGAGTAA
- the recJ gene encoding single-stranded-DNA-specific exonuclease RecJ, with the protein MEPRYPIWNIRHRGDYHSIADVILANRSLKIEDLADSPDILNDPYLMKDMRRIVERISEAIRNKERIVVFGDYDVDGVTSTAVLLDFFDLVGANATFLLPDRFRDGYGMKPPGVEKASAKGAQLIVTADNGISAFEAIDTANNAGIDVVVIDHHHPQDKLPDALALVNPNRADCEYPFKGLAAVGVAFKVVQALASEFLSDSERRRYLNSLLDLVALGTVADMAPMVAENRLLTRRGMQVLNTTERPGLQALKAVAGTTNRSIDTISIGFFLGPRINSAGRLSSADLALDLLRCQNRGQAKKLAEELNGLNGERQALQNDGIAEAERMVEDNWLDQYRILVVRGEDWHLGVVGLIAGRLVEKFSRPALVCTNFRKNGIYTGSARTAGGYNIVEAIFRVSDLLTEFGGHADAAGFSVPAENYFEFQDRLIADAQTRLSEEALTPQLEVDVALKPSDISLTTVDTLDKLAPFGAKNELPRFVAHNCRIADARAIGRGAHLKLRVDTGGDLCDAIWFRQGERVYELSVGDSVDLAFALQANTWQGRTNVQMLVEDMRLSNLSD; encoded by the coding sequence ATGGAACCCAGGTACCCGATATGGAACATACGCCATAGAGGCGACTATCATTCTATTGCCGATGTCATTCTCGCAAACCGTTCATTAAAAATAGAAGATTTGGCCGATTCTCCCGATATTTTGAATGACCCCTATTTAATGAAAGACATGCGCCGCATTGTCGAACGCATATCAGAAGCTATTCGCAATAAAGAGCGCATTGTGGTTTTTGGCGATTACGATGTAGATGGCGTCACGAGCACCGCTGTCTTGCTGGATTTTTTTGATCTGGTAGGTGCCAATGCCACATTTTTGTTGCCCGACCGGTTCCGAGATGGGTATGGCATGAAACCACCGGGTGTAGAGAAAGCATCCGCAAAAGGAGCGCAACTCATTGTAACTGCCGACAATGGCATTTCAGCTTTTGAGGCTATTGACACTGCCAATAACGCCGGCATAGATGTGGTAGTCATTGACCATCACCATCCACAGGACAAATTGCCAGACGCTCTGGCACTGGTAAATCCCAATCGCGCAGACTGCGAATATCCCTTCAAGGGACTGGCTGCCGTAGGAGTGGCATTTAAGGTAGTACAGGCTCTGGCATCGGAGTTCTTGTCCGATTCAGAACGCCGCCGATATTTGAACTCGCTTTTAGATCTCGTCGCATTGGGTACTGTGGCTGATATGGCCCCCATGGTTGCAGAAAATCGTCTGCTTACGCGAAGGGGGATGCAAGTCCTCAACACCACCGAGCGCCCGGGCTTGCAGGCACTCAAAGCCGTCGCGGGCACGACCAACCGCTCCATTGACACAATCTCTATTGGATTCTTCCTGGGACCGCGCATCAACAGCGCCGGGCGCCTATCATCGGCCGATCTGGCACTCGATTTGTTGCGCTGCCAAAACCGGGGACAGGCGAAAAAACTCGCCGAAGAATTAAACGGTCTAAACGGCGAACGACAGGCTCTCCAAAACGACGGCATAGCCGAAGCAGAACGCATGGTAGAAGATAACTGGTTGGATCAATATCGCATTCTGGTGGTACGCGGTGAAGACTGGCATCTGGGTGTGGTCGGGCTGATTGCCGGACGATTGGTCGAAAAATTTTCGCGCCCCGCACTGGTGTGTACCAACTTTCGAAAAAATGGCATCTACACGGGTTCTGCGCGCACAGCCGGTGGATACAATATCGTCGAGGCGATTTTCCGCGTCTCAGATCTGCTCACCGAATTTGGCGGACACGCAGATGCCGCCGGATTTTCAGTCCCCGCTGAAAATTATTTCGAATTTCAAGACCGGTTGATCGCAGATGCCCAAACGCGGCTATCAGAGGAAGCACTGACGCCCCAACTGGAAGTCGATGTCGCGCTCAAACCATCCGATATTTCGCTGACAACCGTTGACACCCTGGACAAATTGGCACCTTTTGGCGCAAAAAACGAGTTGCCGCGTTTTGTAGCCCACAATTGCCGAATTGCAGATGCGCGCGCCATAGGCCGCGGGGCGCATTTGAAACTCAGAGTGGATACAGGTGGTGATCTGTGCGACGCAATCTGGTTTCGCCAGGGCGAGCGGGTTTACGAATTGTCAGTGGGCGACAGCGTCGATCTCGCCTTTGCACTACAGGCCAATACCTGGCAGGGCAGAACTAATGTGCAAATGTTGGTAGAGGACATGCGCTTGTCGAACCTTAGCGATTAG
- a CDS encoding YbjN domain-containing protein → MSEYFNTVKSYLQDLNLAVDEEDTAEELVVVSDEDRGVNHLIVDCEDPILIIEQAIMPIPNAPGDLYKRLLEMNRTLVHGAFALDDETGTVLFRDTLRLDTLDRSELEGSITALELALADNAAELLEYSHQ, encoded by the coding sequence ATGTCAGAATATTTCAATACAGTCAAATCTTATCTTCAAGACCTCAATCTCGCGGTTGACGAGGAAGATACCGCTGAAGAACTCGTGGTGGTGAGCGACGAAGATCGCGGGGTCAATCACCTCATTGTCGATTGCGAAGATCCCATCCTCATTATTGAGCAGGCTATTATGCCCATTCCCAATGCCCCTGGGGATCTGTACAAAAGGTTGCTCGAAATGAATCGCACACTTGTTCACGGGGCGTTTGCCCTGGACGATGAAACCGGCACGGTTCTTTTTCGCGATACCCTGCGCCTGGATACACTCGACCGATCTGAGCTTGAAGGCTCGATTACTGCGCTCGAACTCGCCTTGGCCGATAATGCCGCAGAATTACTCGAATATAGCCATCAGTAG
- a CDS encoding PspA/IM30 family protein: MSIFQRLFSVGKAEVHSAIDKFEDPIKMTEQGIRDLKNDLNGAMTSLAEVKGQAIRLRKQAEDNKKASADWERKAMVLLQKAQSGDLDAGEADRLATEALSRKSEADNRISQFEQDAEMQEDMAAKLQSQVEKLKSTIATHENELISLRARAKTAAATKKINKQLAKVDSSGTIAMLERMKERVEEDESLSQAYGEIAGESKSVDEEIDAALSTSSGGTDQRLAELKAKMGMTSKD, from the coding sequence ATGAGCATCTTTCAACGTCTCTTCAGTGTGGGCAAGGCCGAAGTCCATTCGGCTATTGACAAATTTGAAGATCCGATAAAAATGACCGAACAGGGTATTCGCGATCTGAAAAATGACCTCAATGGCGCGATGACCAGCCTGGCTGAGGTCAAAGGGCAGGCCATTCGATTGCGAAAGCAAGCTGAAGACAATAAGAAGGCGTCTGCTGACTGGGAGCGAAAGGCCATGGTTTTGCTCCAAAAAGCCCAGAGTGGTGATCTGGATGCTGGAGAGGCTGACCGGTTGGCAACCGAGGCTCTTAGCCGCAAATCAGAGGCCGATAATCGTATTTCTCAGTTTGAGCAAGATGCCGAGATGCAGGAAGATATGGCCGCTAAGCTACAAAGTCAGGTGGAGAAGCTCAAATCTACCATTGCAACGCACGAAAATGAACTCATTTCACTGCGTGCGCGTGCAAAAACAGCCGCTGCGACGAAGAAAATCAACAAGCAACTCGCCAAAGTCGATTCGTCCGGTACAATTGCCATGCTCGAGCGTATGAAAGAACGGGTTGAAGAAGATGAATCGCTCTCGCAGGCTTATGGTGAGATAGCCGGTGAATCCAAGAGCGTTGATGAGGAGATTGACGCGGCACTGAGTACCTCGTCAGGGGGCACAGATCAACGCCTTGCTGAACTCAAAGCAAAGATGGGGATGACTTCGAAAGACTGA
- a CDS encoding DUF4178 domain-containing protein, whose product MNWNPFKKKKQEPEVLDPLSVTLSDLKLGYVLDYDLKTWQVTAQHYYDYEGDRVDEWELTCGDDVAFLERAEDDSITWVLTRKIPLSDIEGDIRGHMRDHDNEDPPDEVRCQGVMFYGISSAVGSFYKDGGDEGQEFIIWNYLDEPEEHTLSIEQWAEDAFEAAVGEFVEEYQFSNILPVD is encoded by the coding sequence ATGAATTGGAATCCTTTTAAGAAAAAGAAACAAGAACCCGAAGTTCTCGATCCCCTCAGTGTTACACTGTCCGATCTCAAGCTGGGTTATGTCCTCGATTACGATCTCAAAACATGGCAGGTTACAGCGCAGCATTATTACGATTACGAAGGTGATCGCGTGGATGAATGGGAACTCACCTGTGGCGATGATGTGGCATTTCTCGAGCGGGCAGAAGACGATAGTATCACCTGGGTCCTGACGCGCAAAATCCCCCTTTCTGATATTGAGGGCGATATCCGTGGGCATATGCGCGACCACGACAATGAGGATCCGCCAGATGAAGTTCGATGCCAGGGGGTTATGTTCTATGGCATATCGTCAGCCGTTGGATCTTTTTACAAAGATGGCGGAGACGAGGGACAGGAGTTTATCATCTGGAATTATCTCGACGAGCCGGAGGAACACACCCTGTCTATCGAGCAATGGGCTGAAGATGCTTTTGAAGCCGCGGTGGGTGAGTTCGTCGAGGAATATCAATTTAGCAATATTTTGCCTGTAGATTAA
- a CDS encoding polyamine aminopropyltransferase, protein MRQSYLLKTCIFATGCAGIVAEFTLSTLASYLLGNTTLQWAVLMSLMLFAMGLGSRWSRLLTDRLLDRFIAIEFYLSVLCATCAVVAYFGSVLALSAGVFIYSYAFAIGVLIGMEIPLVARMNEAYQDLRTNIASVMEKDYFGALIGGLLFAFFLLPELGLTYTPLALAAINFIVASVLLWQYRHLLARRWLLLTAFWTLGAGLLVLGLYIRPIVIWGEQSRYRDRVVYQDQTAYQRIVITEWKGYYWLHLNGNVQFSTYDEERYHESLVHPAMKLSGSRNNVLILGGGDGLAVREVVKYADVQAITLVDLDKAIIDLARAHPVFVEANTRALDDPRVSVVIGDAGAFLAHSEALFNIIIIDLPDPKGPDLARLYSREFYRLCARHLTPDGVLVTQASSPLNAHLAFLCIERTMTDAGFSTIPYHTYIPTMGDWGWVLGMKAEKIRKEGLLRRTQQLTFEDIETQFLNAEAMRGMLHFWKGMFDGQHAIEVSTEMEPTVDRYYRKSEWGFE, encoded by the coding sequence ATGCGACAAAGCTACCTCTTAAAAACCTGTATATTCGCCACGGGATGTGCTGGCATTGTAGCGGAATTTACATTGTCAACACTGGCGAGCTATCTATTGGGCAACACGACATTGCAGTGGGCCGTGCTCATGTCGTTGATGTTATTTGCTATGGGCCTGGGCAGCCGATGGAGCCGCTTATTGACAGACCGGCTACTGGACCGCTTTATCGCAATCGAATTTTACCTCTCGGTCCTGTGCGCCACCTGTGCGGTTGTAGCGTATTTTGGATCGGTACTCGCGTTATCGGCAGGTGTTTTCATCTATAGCTACGCCTTTGCAATCGGCGTACTCATCGGCATGGAAATTCCGCTGGTCGCGCGCATGAACGAAGCATATCAGGATCTGCGCACCAACATCGCCTCAGTGATGGAAAAAGACTATTTTGGCGCATTGATCGGCGGACTATTGTTCGCCTTTTTTTTATTGCCAGAATTGGGCCTGACGTACACACCGCTGGCGTTGGCCGCGATTAACTTTATCGTGGCATCGGTATTGCTGTGGCAATATCGGCACTTATTGGCGCGTCGCTGGCTGCTATTGACGGCATTCTGGACCCTGGGCGCGGGCCTTCTGGTACTGGGGCTTTATATCCGTCCCATTGTAATATGGGGCGAGCAAAGTCGGTATCGCGACCGCGTAGTCTATCAAGATCAGACCGCGTATCAACGCATTGTCATAACAGAATGGAAAGGCTATTACTGGCTGCACTTAAATGGCAACGTGCAATTCAGCACCTATGACGAAGAACGCTATCACGAATCACTGGTACATCCGGCCATGAAACTATCCGGATCGCGTAACAACGTACTCATCTTAGGCGGGGGGGATGGACTCGCTGTACGCGAAGTCGTAAAATATGCAGATGTACAGGCGATCACGCTGGTAGATTTAGACAAAGCGATAATCGATCTGGCGCGCGCGCACCCGGTCTTTGTAGAAGCGAATACACGGGCACTGGACGACCCGCGTGTCAGTGTGGTAATCGGCGATGCGGGCGCGTTTTTGGCGCATTCAGAAGCACTATTCAACATCATCATCATCGACTTGCCCGACCCCAAAGGACCAGACCTCGCCAGATTGTATTCGCGGGAATTTTATCGCCTGTGTGCGCGTCACTTAACACCCGATGGCGTACTGGTAACCCAGGCGTCGAGTCCTCTCAACGCGCATCTTGCATTTCTGTGCATTGAGCGCACAATGACAGACGCCGGTTTTTCCACCATACCCTATCACACCTATATACCAACAATGGGAGATTGGGGATGGGTATTGGGAATGAAAGCCGAAAAGATACGCAAAGAGGGCCTCCTTCGCCGAACGCAACAACTCACATTTGAGGATATTGAAACGCAATTTTTGAATGCAGAAGCAATGCGGGGAATGTTGCACTTCTGGAAGGGCATGTTTGATGGGCAACATGCGATTGAGGTCAGCACAGAGATGGAACCGACAGTAGATCGATACTATCGAAAATCAGAATGGGGATTTGAATAG
- a CDS encoding DUF350 domain-containing protein: protein MIVQDLIATGIYLISAFILFWIGKLVKDLTTTSYSVREELVEKDNVALGVAMAGYYFGLFMAIGGTLSGPSQGLENDLIDIGIYGLLAIILLNLSRLVNDGVILHGFKIRDELIDDQNAGTGAVIAASYIATGLVIFGAVSGEIGGIVTTVIFWALGQVALVLAGLVYEWITPYSIHDEIEKDNVAAGVAFAGALVGIGVIVFHASAGNFISWAVNLQDFAIEVVAGLILLPIVRFISDVILLPGQKLTDEIANQEHPNLGAGFIEATSYVGASFLIVWSL, encoded by the coding sequence ATGATAGTACAGGACTTAATCGCAACGGGTATTTATCTCATCAGCGCGTTTATATTATTCTGGATCGGCAAATTGGTCAAAGACTTGACGACAACGAGTTACAGCGTGCGAGAAGAACTCGTAGAAAAAGACAACGTCGCACTGGGTGTGGCCATGGCGGGATATTACTTCGGATTGTTCATGGCCATTGGCGGCACCTTATCCGGACCGTCTCAGGGATTGGAAAACGATTTGATCGACATCGGCATATACGGACTGCTGGCGATCATCTTGCTAAATCTCTCGCGTCTGGTCAATGACGGAGTAATCCTGCACGGATTCAAAATTCGGGATGAATTAATCGACGATCAAAACGCGGGCACGGGTGCCGTGATCGCCGCGTCGTACATAGCAACGGGATTGGTGATCTTTGGCGCAGTATCGGGTGAGATCGGTGGAATTGTGACAACCGTGATTTTCTGGGCATTGGGGCAGGTAGCTCTGGTACTGGCCGGGCTGGTGTACGAATGGATTACCCCGTATAGCATTCACGATGAAATCGAAAAAGACAACGTCGCCGCTGGCGTCGCTTTTGCGGGTGCACTGGTCGGCATTGGCGTCATCGTGTTTCACGCATCGGCGGGCAACTTTATTTCCTGGGCTGTAAATCTACAGGATTTCGCAATCGAAGTAGTTGCGGGATTGATCTTGCTACCCATCGTCCGATTCATCTCCGACGTCATCCTCCTGCCCGGACAAAAACTGACCGATGAAATCGCCAATCAAGAACACCCCAATCTCGGCGCGGGCTTCATCGAAGCCACATCTTACGTCGGTGCATCGTTTCTGATCGTATGGAGTTTATAA
- a CDS encoding sulfatase-like hydrolase/transferase, whose product MTPNIIIIISDQHNPHAMGCAGNPIVQTPNLDALARSGVRFRNTYCPYPLCAPSRSGFMSAQYPSDVGVYDNSGSLSFDTPTFAHAFGAAGYEAVLCGRMHFRNPDQFHGFEKRIHADCGGLSAEILGYGYNRTTGQTKYGVQVSGYGETGYRHFDKSVTETACKFIADRQNSDRPYALVVGYMNPHNPLICGREDFEYYMAQIPPLEPESPEYLNALHPALKKWRERRGVEDITPEQNRRGLAAYYGLTTELDRYIGQIIKTVQSSSDADNTVIIYTSDHGDMAHEHGMWWKSSFYEGSVGIPLICSWPGHLRENHAEDAIVSLIDVGPTALDIAGADPMPDVSGKSFTPFLTGDPPPDWPNEVFAEYIGLLGDQPACMLRTGPWKLNYYSEFDSCQLFNIDEDPEERRDLSNDPRYREVIQSGLEKIFARWSADDILKQAEQQARARALIARCGHSHIPHAIPPFAPDIDEVNKFDFSQLPEDPR is encoded by the coding sequence ATGACTCCCAACATTATCATCATCATCTCCGACCAGCACAATCCCCATGCAATGGGATGTGCGGGAAATCCCATTGTGCAAACGCCCAATCTGGACGCGCTCGCCCGTAGCGGGGTCCGGTTTCGCAATACGTATTGCCCCTATCCCCTCTGCGCGCCTTCGCGGTCAGGCTTCATGTCCGCGCAATATCCCAGCGATGTGGGCGTCTATGACAACAGCGGCAGTCTGTCTTTTGACACCCCCACGTTTGCCCATGCATTTGGCGCGGCGGGATACGAAGCTGTACTATGCGGTCGCATGCACTTTAGAAACCCCGACCAATTCCACGGCTTTGAAAAACGCATCCACGCCGACTGCGGCGGGCTATCCGCAGAAATTCTCGGCTATGGATACAACCGCACAACGGGACAGACCAAATACGGCGTCCAAGTATCCGGCTATGGCGAAACCGGCTATCGCCACTTTGACAAATCCGTCACCGAAACAGCCTGCAAATTCATCGCCGACCGTCAAAACAGCGACAGACCCTATGCCCTCGTCGTCGGCTACATGAACCCGCACAATCCCCTCATCTGCGGCAGAGAAGACTTCGAATATTACATGGCGCAAATCCCCCCGCTCGAACCCGAATCGCCCGAATACTTAAACGCCCTGCATCCAGCCCTGAAAAAATGGCGCGAAAGACGCGGCGTTGAAGACATCACCCCAGAACAAAACCGCCGCGGATTAGCCGCTTATTACGGCCTGACAACCGAACTCGACCGCTACATCGGTCAAATTATCAAAACCGTCCAATCCTCCTCCGATGCGGACAACACCGTCATCATCTACACCTCGGACCACGGCGACATGGCCCACGAACACGGCATGTGGTGGAAGAGCAGCTTTTACGAAGGCTCTGTGGGCATTCCCTTAATCTGCTCCTGGCCGGGTCATCTTCGCGAAAACCACGCAGAAGATGCCATCGTCAGCCTCATCGACGTCGGACCCACGGCTCTGGACATTGCGGGCGCAGACCCCATGCCTGATGTCTCGGGCAAAAGTTTCACCCCATTCCTCACAGGCGATCCCCCACCGGATTGGCCCAATGAAGTCTTTGCAGAATACATCGGCTTGCTCGGCGACCAGCCCGCGTGCATGCTCCGCACGGGACCGTGGAAATTGAACTATTACTCCGAATTTGACTCCTGCCAATTGTTCAACATTGACGAAGACCCCGAAGAACGCCGCGATCTATCCAATGATCCCCGGTATCGTGAAGTGATCCAATCGGGTCTCGAAAAAATATTTGCACGCTGGTCTGCCGATGACATCTTAAAACAAGCTGAACAACAAGCACGCGCCCGAGCACTCATCGCGCGCTGCGGGCACAGCCATATCCCCCACGCCATCCCCCCATTTGCGCCAGACATCGACGAAGTAAACAAATTCGACTTCTCACAATTGCCCGAAGACCCCAGATAG